A portion of the Cryptomeria japonica chromosome 5, Sugi_1.0, whole genome shotgun sequence genome contains these proteins:
- the LOC131073313 gene encoding tubulin alpha-4 chain, translating to MRECISIHIGQAGIQVGNACWELYCLEHGIQPDGHMTSDKSIGGGDDAFNTFFSETGAGKHVPRAVFVDLEPSVIDEVRTGEYRQLFHPEQLISGKEDAANNFARGHYTIGKEIVDLCLDRIRKLADNCTGLQGFLVFNAVGGGTGSGLGSLLLERLSVDYGKKSKLGFTVYPSPQVSTSVVEPYNSVLSTHSLLEHTDVSVLLDNEAIYDICRRSLDIERPTYTNLNRLVSQVISSLTTSLRFDGALNVDVTEFQTNLVPYPRIHFMLSSFAPVISAEKAYHEQLSVAEITNTAFEPSSMMAKCDPRHGKYMACCLMYRGDVVPKDVNAAVATIKTKRTIQFVDWCPTGFKCGINYQAPTVVPGGDLAKVQRAVCMISNSTSVAEVFSRIDHKFDLMYAKRAFVHWYVGEGMEEGEFSEAREDLAALEKDYEEVGIESGEGDEGDEGDDY from the exons ATGAGGGAGTGCATTTCGATCCACATTGGCCAGGCCGGAATCCAGGTGGGAAATGCATGCTGGGAGCTCTACTGCCTCGAGCACGGTATTCAGCCTGATGGGCATATGACCAGCGATAAATCCATCGGAGGCGGAGACGATGCTTTCAATACGTTTTTCAGTGAGACTGGTGCCGGCAAACATGTTCCTCGGGCTGTATTTGTAGATCTGGAACCCTCTGTAATAGATGAGGTTCGCACTGGCGAGTACCGTCAGCTCTTTCACCCGGAGCAGCTGATCAGCGGCAAAGAAGACGCGGCTAATAACTTTGCGCGTGGCCATTACACCATTGGCAAAGAGATCGTGGATCTTTGCCTGGACCGTATCAGGAAGCTTGCAGATAACTGCACAGGTCTCCAGGGTTTTCTGGTCTTCAATGCAGTGGGCGGAGGGACTGGATCTGGACTAGGTTCGCTTCTTCTGGAGCGCCTTTCTGTGGACTATGGCAAAAAATCCAAGCTAGGCTTCACTGTGTATCCTTCACCGCAGGTGTCGACATCTGTGGTTGAGCCCTACAATAGTGTGCTCTCCACACATTCGCTTCTGGAACACACTGATGTCTCTGTTCTTTTGGACAATGAAGCTATCTATGACATTTGTCGCCGTTCACTGGACATTGAACGCCCGACCTACACAAATCTGAACCGCCTCGTCTCACAG GTCATTTCTTCACTCACCACTTCCCTCCGCTTTGATGGAGCTTTGAATGTGGATGTAACGGAATTCCAGACAAATCTGGTCCCGTACCCTAGGATCCACTTCATGCTCTCCTCTTTTGCCCCTGTGATCTCAGCAGAGAAGGCATACCATGAGCAGCTCTCTGTGGCAGAAATCACCAACACTGCATTCGAGCCATCTTCCATGATGGCCAAGTGCGATCCTCGGCACGGCAAGTACATGGCATGCTGCCTCATGTACAGGGGAGATGTGGTCCCTAAGGATGTGAATGCTGCTGTTGCCACCATCAAGACCAAGAGGACCATCCAGTTTGTGGACTGGTGCCCCACTGGATTCAAGTGTGGAATTAATTACCAGGCTCCCACTGTTGTTCCAGGCGGCGATCTGGCCAAGGTTCAAAGGGCTGTGTGCATGATCTCCAATTCTACCAGTGTGGCCGAGGTGTTTTCCAGGATTGATCACAAATTTGATCTCATGTATGCCAAGCGAGCATTTGTTCACTGGTATGTGGGTGAGGGTATGGAAGAGGGGGAGTTTTCTGAGGCTCGTGAGGATCTTGCTGCTCTGGAGAAGGATTATGAGGAGGTTGGCATTGAGTCTGGTGAGGGCGACGAGGGTGATGAGGGGGATGACTACTGA